A genomic stretch from Candidatus Hydrogenisulfobacillus filiaventi includes:
- a CDS encoding Stage V sporulation protein B, with protein MSTRRSLWRSTVTLTAAAVLSRAFGLVYRMLLARFLGARGLGVFQMVFPLYVSVVTLAAAGIPVALAQLIAERPGQERVLVAGGRRLLAWTSVPIFLALVLTAVPIAAHLYHDARFAPLMLALSPSVLLVSAGALLRGYFVGRQEMAVPAGAQVAEQAGRVAVLAALLALGDRGRGRFGPAPLIAALLIPAGDAISLAWLYRGFRRQPPQGPAGDVREAVRRLWRLSLPIAASRLSGALIGLAEAILIPARLQAGGMSEAAAVAFFGQLTGTVLPLIFFPTALAISLSTALVPAVADASGRHDPARLGREAEQALAATAFLSFPLTIVLAVLGPAFDTLLFAAHVSRPIFTALAVGGLFLYFDITISGILRGLGRTGIPMRNDLLASLVELGLIAVLGARPGQGPLMVAGAVALGFALSALLDLAALLRLLPVRLHWRRALGPPAAASFPLLLALPLWLRFFPRALPGIWTLAAAVGLAAAVFLAGLRASRFRLSKLT; from the coding sequence CGGGGACTCGGGGTCTTCCAGATGGTATTCCCCCTCTATGTCAGCGTGGTCACTCTGGCTGCCGCCGGCATCCCGGTGGCTCTGGCCCAGCTGATTGCGGAACGGCCCGGCCAGGAACGGGTGCTGGTGGCGGGCGGCCGCCGGCTGCTGGCATGGACCAGCGTGCCCATCTTCCTGGCCCTGGTGCTGACGGCCGTACCCATCGCCGCCCACCTCTACCACGATGCCCGCTTCGCCCCCCTCATGCTGGCGTTAAGTCCCTCCGTCCTGCTGGTCAGCGCGGGAGCCCTCCTGCGCGGCTACTTTGTCGGCCGCCAGGAAATGGCGGTACCAGCCGGGGCCCAGGTCGCGGAACAGGCGGGCCGGGTGGCGGTGCTGGCCGCCCTGCTGGCGCTGGGCGACCGGGGCCGCGGCCGGTTCGGGCCGGCCCCCCTGATTGCCGCCCTCCTCATCCCGGCGGGGGATGCCATCAGCCTGGCCTGGCTGTACCGCGGCTTCCGCCGGCAACCGCCCCAGGGCCCGGCCGGGGACGTCCGCGAGGCCGTCCGCCGCCTCTGGCGGCTGTCGCTGCCCATCGCCGCCAGCCGGCTGTCGGGGGCGCTGATCGGCCTGGCAGAGGCCATCCTCATCCCCGCCCGCCTGCAGGCCGGCGGCATGAGCGAAGCGGCGGCTGTGGCCTTCTTCGGCCAGCTGACGGGGACCGTGCTGCCCCTCATCTTCTTCCCCACCGCGCTGGCCATCTCCCTCTCCACTGCCCTGGTACCCGCAGTGGCGGACGCCTCCGGCCGCCATGACCCCGCCCGCCTGGGCCGGGAGGCGGAGCAGGCCCTGGCGGCGACTGCCTTTCTCTCTTTTCCGCTCACCATCGTCCTGGCGGTCCTGGGCCCGGCCTTTGATACCCTGCTTTTCGCCGCCCATGTCAGCCGCCCCATCTTCACCGCCCTGGCGGTGGGGGGCCTCTTCCTTTACTTTGACATCACGATCTCCGGCATCCTGCGCGGCCTGGGCCGCACCGGTATCCCCATGCGCAACGACCTGCTGGCCTCCCTGGTGGAGCTGGGCCTCATCGCCGTGCTCGGGGCCCGTCCCGGACAGGGCCCGTTGATGGTGGCCGGGGCGGTAGCCCTGGGCTTCGCGCTCAGCGCCCTCCTCGACCTGGCCGCCCTTCTGCGCCTGCTGCCGGTCCGCCTGCACTGGCGCCGGGCGCTGGGACCGCCTGCCGCCGCCTCCTTCCCGCTGCTGCTGGCGCTGCCCCTCTGGCTGCGCTTCTTCCCCCGTGCCCTGCCCGGGATCTGGACCCTGGCGGCGGCGGTAGGACTGGCGGCGGCGGTCTTCCTGGCCGGGCTGCGGGCCAGCCGCTTCCGCCTGTCCAAACTCACCTAA
- a CDS encoding Thiol-disulfide isomerase or thioredoxin yields MDWRRVAGGAAVIAAVAYGGYLIGHGPGRPARTGSSPAAAAPAAGSGGQAASAAGVLAPGQPAPPFTLPATNGQPVSLASLRGQPVWLNFWATWCPPCRAEIPDLEQVARRYQGRFRLIGINLEENPATVRSFMAAHGMNYPVLLDSTGEVAANYGVTAIPTSVFISPQGRILAVRVGGFFSTAQMQPYIHQLLSSR; encoded by the coding sequence GTGGACTGGCGGCGGGTGGCAGGCGGGGCGGCTGTGATCGCGGCCGTGGCTTACGGCGGATATCTGATCGGGCATGGGCCGGGCCGCCCGGCCCGGACCGGCTCCTCTCCGGCAGCGGCGGCCCCCGCCGCCGGCAGCGGGGGCCAGGCCGCCTCTGCGGCCGGGGTGCTGGCGCCGGGGCAACCGGCCCCGCCCTTCACCCTCCCTGCCACCAACGGCCAGCCGGTGTCGCTGGCCAGCTTGCGCGGGCAGCCGGTCTGGCTCAATTTCTGGGCGACCTGGTGCCCCCCCTGCCGGGCGGAGATCCCCGACCTGGAACAGGTGGCCCGCCGTTATCAGGGCCGCTTCCGCCTCATCGGCATCAACCTGGAGGAGAATCCGGCCACGGTCAGGAGTTTCATGGCCGCGCACGGCATGAACTACCCCGTGCTGCTGGACTCCACCGGCGAGGTGGCCGCCAACTACGGGGTCACCGCCATTCCCACATCGGTTTTCATCAGCCCGCAGGGCCGCATCCTGGCGGTGCGGGTGGGAGGGTTCTTCTCCACCGCGCAGATGCAGCCCTACATTCACCAGCTGCTCAGCAGCCGCTAG
- the clpB gene encoding protein disaggregation chaperone (Evidence 2a : Function from experimental evidences in other organisms; PubMedId : 14550559, 14640692; Product type f : factor) produces MRIEKLTVKSQEALGNAQNLAREHQNQAITPEHLLLALLDQEEGVVPPLLEKVGVPLAALRSAVAREVDRIPRVSGTQVGSYLSPELTAVIEQAEQEASQLKDEYTSTEHLLLALVERADTPAGRVLRDYGVRREALLQALKDVRGAQRVTDPNPEEKYQALARYSRDLTDLARRGKLDPVIGRDEEIRRVIQVLSRRTKNNPVLIGEPGVGKTAIVEGLAQRIVANDVPEGLKNKRVLALDVGALVAGSKFRGEFEDRMKAVLKEIEASQGQIILFIDELHTIVGAGRAEGSVDAANLLKPALARGELRAVGATTLDEYRKYIEKDAALERRFQPVYVGEPSVEDTIAILRGLKERYEVHHGVRIRDSALIAAARLSHRYIRDRFLPDKAIDLVDEAASQLRVEMDSLPEALDELERRRLSLEIEREALSKEDDPASRARLEEVAKELEELGEKRDALRTRWEREKTLVSRVRDLKARIEEARTQEAQAERAGDLARAAELRYGTLLTLNRELEAAQQEVADLEQRGRLLREEVREEDIAEVVARWTGIPVSRLLEGEREKLVHMEERLARRVVGQEQAVAAVSNAVRRARAGLSDPRRPMGSFLFLGPTGVGKTELAKALAEFLFDDENALVRIDMSEYMERHTVSRLVGAPPGYVGYEEGGQLTEAIRRRPYAVVLLDEIEKAHPEVFNILLQVLDDGRLTDAQGHVVDFRNTVIIMTSNLGSSAILEEEDENRRQAEIAAVLRQSFRPEFLNRIDEVVIFHRLDRDQLRAIVRLHLQQVGERLKEHQITLSVTDAAADLLAAWGYDPQFGARPLRRVLQRRVEDPLAMKVLTGEVRPGSTVEVDRNPAGDGLSFRVAGSGSDVVEEASGAYTGTT; encoded by the coding sequence ATGCGGATTGAGAAGCTGACCGTCAAATCCCAGGAGGCGCTGGGCAACGCCCAGAACCTGGCCCGGGAGCACCAGAACCAGGCCATCACCCCGGAGCACCTGCTGCTGGCGCTCCTGGATCAGGAGGAGGGGGTGGTCCCGCCCCTGCTGGAGAAGGTAGGGGTGCCGCTGGCCGCCCTCCGGTCGGCGGTGGCCCGCGAGGTCGACCGCATCCCCCGCGTGAGCGGGACCCAGGTGGGCAGCTACCTCAGTCCCGAACTGACGGCGGTCATCGAGCAGGCCGAGCAGGAGGCCTCCCAGCTCAAGGATGAGTACACCTCCACCGAGCACCTGCTGCTGGCCCTGGTGGAGCGGGCCGACACCCCGGCCGGCCGTGTGCTGCGCGATTACGGCGTGCGGCGGGAGGCCCTGCTGCAGGCCTTGAAGGACGTGCGCGGGGCCCAGCGGGTCACCGATCCCAATCCCGAGGAGAAGTATCAGGCCCTGGCCCGGTACAGCCGCGACCTGACCGACCTGGCCCGGCGGGGCAAGCTCGACCCCGTAATCGGGCGGGATGAGGAGATCCGGCGGGTCATCCAGGTATTATCCCGGCGTACCAAGAATAACCCGGTGCTGATCGGGGAACCGGGGGTGGGCAAGACCGCCATTGTGGAGGGCTTGGCCCAGCGGATCGTGGCCAACGATGTGCCCGAGGGGCTCAAGAACAAGCGGGTGCTGGCCCTGGACGTGGGGGCCCTGGTGGCGGGTTCCAAGTTCCGGGGCGAGTTCGAGGACCGGATGAAGGCGGTGTTGAAGGAGATCGAGGCCTCCCAGGGGCAGATCATCCTCTTCATCGATGAGCTGCACACCATTGTGGGGGCCGGCCGGGCGGAGGGGTCGGTGGACGCCGCCAACCTGCTCAAGCCGGCCCTGGCCCGGGGGGAGCTGCGCGCGGTGGGGGCCACCACCCTGGACGAATACCGCAAGTACATCGAGAAGGACGCCGCCCTGGAGCGGCGCTTTCAGCCGGTGTACGTGGGTGAGCCCAGCGTGGAGGATACCATCGCCATCCTGCGCGGCCTGAAGGAGCGCTACGAGGTGCATCACGGGGTCCGCATCCGCGACTCCGCCCTCATCGCCGCCGCCCGGCTCTCCCACCGCTACATCCGGGACCGCTTCCTGCCCGATAAGGCCATCGACCTGGTGGATGAGGCCGCCTCCCAGCTGCGGGTAGAGATGGACAGCCTGCCGGAGGCGCTGGATGAGCTGGAGCGCCGGCGGCTGTCGCTCGAGATCGAGCGTGAGGCCCTGTCCAAGGAGGATGACCCCGCCTCCCGCGCCCGCCTGGAGGAGGTCGCCAAGGAGCTGGAGGAGCTGGGGGAGAAGCGGGACGCCCTCAGGACCCGCTGGGAGCGGGAGAAGACGCTGGTGAGCCGGGTGCGGGATCTTAAGGCCCGCATCGAGGAGGCCCGCACCCAGGAGGCGCAGGCGGAACGCGCCGGCGACCTGGCGCGGGCGGCGGAACTGCGCTACGGCACCCTGCTCACCCTCAACCGCGAGCTGGAGGCGGCCCAGCAGGAGGTGGCCGACCTCGAGCAGCGCGGGCGCCTGTTGCGGGAGGAGGTCCGGGAGGAGGACATCGCCGAGGTGGTGGCGCGCTGGACCGGCATCCCCGTCTCCCGCCTGCTTGAAGGGGAACGTGAGAAGCTGGTGCATATGGAGGAGCGTCTGGCCCGACGGGTGGTCGGACAGGAACAGGCGGTGGCCGCCGTCTCCAACGCGGTGCGCCGGGCACGGGCCGGTCTCTCCGACCCCCGCCGGCCCATGGGGTCGTTTCTTTTCCTGGGGCCCACCGGGGTGGGCAAGACGGAGCTGGCCAAGGCCCTGGCCGAGTTCCTGTTCGACGACGAGAACGCCCTGGTGCGCATCGACATGTCGGAATACATGGAACGGCACACCGTCAGCCGCCTGGTGGGGGCTCCGCCCGGTTATGTCGGCTACGAGGAGGGCGGGCAGCTGACGGAGGCCATCCGCCGCCGGCCGTACGCGGTGGTCCTGCTGGATGAGATCGAGAAGGCGCACCCGGAAGTGTTCAACATCCTGCTGCAGGTGCTGGATGACGGCCGCCTGACCGACGCCCAGGGACACGTGGTGGACTTCCGCAACACGGTTATCATCATGACCTCCAATCTGGGGTCGAGCGCCATCCTGGAGGAGGAGGACGAGAACCGCCGGCAGGCGGAGATCGCGGCCGTGCTGCGCCAGAGCTTCCGGCCCGAGTTCCTGAACCGGATCGACGAGGTGGTCATCTTCCACCGCCTCGATCGCGACCAGTTGCGCGCCATCGTGCGCCTGCACCTGCAACAGGTGGGGGAGCGGCTGAAGGAGCATCAGATTACCCTCAGCGTCACCGACGCGGCCGCCGATCTGCTGGCGGCCTGGGGATACGACCCCCAGTTCGGTGCCCGGCCTCTCCGGCGGGTACTGCAGCGTCGGGTGGAGGATCCCCTGGCCATGAAGGTGCTCACCGGTGAGGTCCGGCCCGGGTCCACGGTGGAAGTGGACCGGAATCCGGCCGGGGACGGTCTCAGCTTCCGGGTGGCGGGCAGCGGGTCGGACGTTGTCGAAGAGGCTTCCGGCGCCTATACTGGTACGACATAA
- a CDS encoding Molecular chaperone DnaJ, whose translation MAATGAGIKDYYRILGISPDADAKTIKSAYRKLARQYHPDVNKTREAEERFKEINEAYEVLSDPERRAKYDRLRQGFAEQEARSRGPGYQRVRTGWTTMGGPGGIDFDLGEFSSLFEDLFTGTTRPRPEPAHVPEQTVTLTLEQVMTGTTVKLTVEKSVPCPVCHGRDPHCPRCSGVGRVVTPQSFDVTVPPGVESGNVIRVGNHARLRVEVAPHPRFRRQGADLRARMTVPVPLAATGGELTVRPLTGPPLSVRIPPHTNSGQVLRLKGQGLPRRGGGRGDLLLEVNLRFPEPFTAREDELYRQLAAEPHRETGGGELHAD comes from the coding sequence ATGGCGGCAACGGGAGCGGGCATTAAGGACTATTACCGGATTCTGGGCATCAGTCCCGATGCGGACGCCAAGACCATCAAGAGCGCTTACCGCAAGCTGGCCCGGCAGTACCACCCGGACGTGAACAAGACCCGGGAGGCCGAGGAGCGTTTCAAGGAGATCAACGAGGCCTATGAGGTGCTGTCGGACCCGGAACGGCGGGCCAAGTACGACCGCCTGCGCCAGGGCTTTGCCGAGCAGGAGGCCCGCAGCCGCGGTCCGGGGTACCAGCGGGTCCGCACCGGCTGGACCACGATGGGCGGGCCGGGGGGAATCGATTTCGACCTGGGGGAGTTCTCCTCCCTGTTTGAGGACCTTTTCACCGGCACCACCCGCCCGCGGCCGGAACCGGCGCATGTCCCGGAGCAGACCGTCACCCTGACCCTGGAGCAGGTGATGACCGGTACCACCGTCAAGCTGACGGTGGAGAAGTCGGTCCCCTGCCCCGTGTGTCATGGGCGCGACCCCCATTGCCCGCGCTGCAGCGGCGTCGGCCGCGTGGTTACCCCCCAGTCCTTTGATGTGACGGTGCCGCCGGGGGTGGAGAGCGGGAACGTTATCCGGGTGGGGAACCACGCCCGCTTGCGGGTGGAGGTGGCTCCTCACCCCCGTTTCCGGCGGCAGGGGGCCGACCTGCGGGCCCGGATGACGGTGCCGGTGCCGCTGGCGGCCACCGGGGGGGAGCTGACCGTGCGGCCCTTGACCGGCCCGCCCCTGAGTGTCCGCATCCCCCCGCACACCAACAGCGGCCAGGTATTGCGGCTCAAGGGGCAGGGGCTGCCCCGCCGCGGCGGCGGCCGCGGGGACCTGCTGCTGGAGGTCAACCTGCGGTTCCCGGAACCGTTCACTGCCCGTGAGGATGAGCTCTACCGCCAGCTGGCGGCGGAGCCGCACCGTGAAACCGGGGGAGGGGAACTCCATGCGGATTGA
- the dnaK gene encoding molecular chaperone, ATP-dependent (Evidence 2a : Function from experimental evidences in other organisms; PubMedId : 10074100, 12224648, 12799007, 17407764, 22938038, 25355936, 27148221; Product type f : factor), whose translation MAKVVGIDLGTTNSVIAVMEGGQPTVILNSEGSRLTPSVVAFTKQGERLVGQLARRQAVLNPENTVFSIKRFIGRRYSEVEDERKRVPYKVVEGPNQQVRVELPNAGKSMTPEEISAMVLAKLKADAEKYLGETVTQAVITVPAYFNDAERQATKDAGRIAGLEVLRIINEPTAAALAYGLDKKKNETILVWDLGGGTFDVSVLEVGDGVFEVKSTSGDTHLGGDDYDMRIVDYVADEFRRQEGIDLRRDRQALQRLIEAAEKAKIELSSVTETQISLPFITADQTGPKHLEMRLTRAKFEELTNDLTERTIKPFKQALADAKLTERQIDEVILVGGSTRMPVIQELVKKLTGKEPHRGVNPDEVVAVGAAIQAGVLAGEVKDVVLLDVTPLSLGIETLGGVFTKLIERNTTIPTRKSEVFTTAADNQTSVEIHVLQGERPMAADNRTLARFHLEGIPPAPRGVPQIEVTFDIDANGIVHVSAKDLGTGKEQRITVTASTQLSKEEVDRLVREAQEKAAEDEAKRQLVELRNRAESMVYAVEKSLRDLGDKVSAEDRSQAEEAIRQVREVMGRDDKGAIESALSRLEGISHRLAEQVYRQAQSGPAGGEAQPGAPGGGDNGDVIDADYRPSDNP comes from the coding sequence ATGGCTAAGGTTGTGGGCATCGACCTGGGCACCACCAACTCCGTGATCGCGGTCATGGAGGGCGGCCAGCCCACCGTGATCCTGAACAGTGAAGGCAGCCGGCTCACCCCTTCCGTCGTAGCCTTCACCAAACAGGGGGAGCGGCTGGTCGGGCAGCTGGCCCGCCGGCAGGCGGTCCTGAACCCGGAGAACACGGTCTTCTCCATTAAGCGCTTCATCGGCCGCCGCTACAGCGAGGTTGAGGACGAGCGCAAGCGGGTGCCGTACAAGGTGGTGGAGGGCCCCAACCAGCAGGTGCGGGTGGAGCTGCCTAACGCCGGGAAATCCATGACCCCGGAGGAGATCTCGGCCATGGTCCTGGCCAAGCTCAAGGCCGACGCCGAGAAGTATCTGGGGGAGACGGTCACGCAGGCGGTGATCACGGTCCCCGCCTACTTCAATGACGCCGAGCGGCAGGCCACCAAGGACGCCGGCCGCATCGCCGGCCTCGAGGTGCTGCGCATCATCAACGAGCCGACCGCGGCTGCCTTGGCCTACGGCCTCGATAAGAAGAAGAACGAGACCATCCTGGTCTGGGACCTGGGCGGGGGTACGTTCGACGTCTCGGTCCTGGAGGTGGGGGATGGCGTGTTCGAGGTGAAGTCCACCTCCGGCGACACCCATCTCGGCGGGGACGACTATGACATGCGCATCGTGGATTACGTGGCGGACGAGTTCCGGCGCCAGGAGGGCATCGACCTGCGGCGGGACCGCCAGGCCCTGCAGCGCCTGATCGAAGCGGCGGAGAAGGCCAAGATCGAACTGTCGTCGGTCACGGAGACCCAGATCAGCCTGCCGTTTATCACCGCCGACCAGACGGGTCCGAAGCACCTGGAGATGCGGCTCACGCGGGCCAAATTCGAGGAGCTCACCAATGACCTCACCGAGCGGACCATCAAGCCGTTCAAGCAGGCGCTGGCCGACGCCAAGCTCACCGAGCGCCAGATTGACGAGGTCATCCTGGTGGGCGGCTCGACGCGCATGCCCGTCATCCAGGAGCTGGTCAAGAAGCTGACCGGCAAGGAGCCCCATCGGGGCGTGAACCCCGACGAGGTGGTGGCGGTGGGGGCCGCCATCCAGGCGGGCGTGCTGGCGGGCGAGGTCAAGGACGTGGTGCTGCTGGATGTGACGCCGCTCTCCCTCGGCATTGAGACCCTGGGCGGGGTGTTCACCAAGCTCATCGAGCGCAACACCACCATCCCCACCCGCAAGAGCGAGGTCTTCACGACCGCCGCGGACAACCAGACCAGCGTGGAGATCCACGTGCTGCAGGGGGAACGCCCGATGGCGGCCGACAACCGCACATTGGCGCGCTTCCACCTGGAGGGGATCCCGCCGGCGCCCCGGGGGGTGCCTCAGATCGAGGTGACCTTCGACATTGACGCCAACGGTATCGTGCACGTCTCGGCCAAGGACCTGGGCACCGGCAAGGAGCAGCGCATCACCGTCACCGCCTCCACCCAGCTGTCTAAGGAGGAGGTCGACCGCCTGGTGCGGGAGGCCCAGGAAAAGGCCGCCGAGGACGAGGCCAAGCGGCAGCTGGTGGAGCTGCGCAACCGGGCGGAATCCATGGTCTACGCGGTGGAGAAGTCGCTGCGGGACCTGGGGGACAAGGTGTCGGCCGAAGACCGCAGCCAGGCCGAGGAGGCGATCCGCCAGGTGCGGGAGGTCATGGGCCGGGACGACAAGGGAGCCATCGAGAGCGCCCTTTCGCGCCTGGAAGGCATTTCCCATCGCCTGGCTGAGCAGGTCTACCGCCAGGCCCAGAGCGGGCCGGCAGGGGGCGAGGCCCAACCCGGGGCGCCCGGCGGCGGGGACAACGGGGATGTCATCGATGCCGACTACCGGCCCTCGGATAATCCCTGA
- a CDS encoding protein of unknown function (Evidence 5 : Unknown function), with translation MPIHGPDEPVYTIGVMARLLGVSPQVLRIWEREALIRPHRTEGNNRLYSENDYYRLERICALTRQGVNLAGIRIIIGTVSEPAGSAGVGRERGRHESGSKVRGNE, from the coding sequence ATGCCGATTCACGGACCGGACGAGCCCGTGTACACCATCGGGGTGATGGCGCGGCTGCTAGGCGTCTCGCCGCAGGTGCTCCGGATCTGGGAGCGGGAGGCGCTCATCCGGCCGCACCGGACCGAGGGCAACAACCGGTTATACTCGGAGAACGACTACTACCGGCTGGAACGGATCTGCGCATTGACCCGTCAGGGGGTGAATTTGGCCGGCATCCGGATTATTATCGGCACGGTGTCCGAACCGGCCGGGTCCGCCGGGGTGGGGCGTGAACGCGGGCGGCACGAATCTGGGAGCAAAGTGAGGGGTAACGAGTAA
- the aroA gene encoding 3-phosphoshikimate 1-carboxyvinyltransferase (5-enolpyruvoylshikimate-3-phosphate synthase) (Evidence 2a : Function from experimental evidences in other organisms; PubMedId : 3106153, 22938038, 24628944; Product type e : enzyme) produces MSGHDDVLHLTPWEVRHPLAARLRVPGDKSLTHRAILFSALTRGHSRVEGWLDAADTRASLRLVQALGVEADEATEGGCRILRLTAPGPDRLQEPDQVVDCANSGTTMRLGMGLVAGVRGLTVLTGDASLRRRPMGRVLRPLAALGARVCARGGEWAPVAVEGGRLAGGRWTLEVASAQVKSALILAGLQSRDGVEIREPEPTRDHSERLLRMLGAQVQGPDNGVIRVAPLTAPLAPFDLRVPGDPSSAAFWAALAALVPGWAVTVEGVLLNPTRTGFFRVLARMGARVELEVEAEQPEPVGRITVEGRPLQGVEVAGQDIPSLIDEAPLIALVASRAAGRTRIRGAEELRVKESDRIAATAGLLRTLGVAVEERPDGLVVEGPSGLHGGTVDSHGDHRLAMLAALAAAVARGPVTVRGARAVSVSYPSFFRDYRVLAAAVTGNRYEGGPEGSP; encoded by the coding sequence ATGAGCGGACATGATGACGTCCTGCACCTTACCCCCTGGGAGGTGCGTCATCCCCTGGCCGCCCGCCTGCGGGTCCCGGGGGACAAGTCGCTGACGCACCGCGCCATCCTCTTCAGCGCGCTCACCCGCGGGCACTCGCGGGTGGAGGGCTGGCTGGATGCGGCGGATACCCGCGCGTCGCTGCGCCTGGTGCAGGCCCTGGGGGTGGAGGCCGACGAGGCCACGGAAGGCGGGTGCCGCATCCTGCGGCTCACGGCCCCCGGTCCTGACCGGCTGCAGGAGCCCGACCAGGTGGTGGATTGCGCCAACTCCGGGACCACTATGCGGCTGGGCATGGGCCTGGTCGCGGGGGTGCGCGGGCTCACCGTCCTGACCGGTGATGCGTCGCTGCGCCGCCGCCCGATGGGCCGGGTGCTGCGGCCCCTGGCCGCCCTGGGCGCGCGGGTGTGTGCCCGGGGCGGGGAATGGGCGCCGGTGGCGGTAGAGGGCGGCCGGCTTGCGGGGGGCCGTTGGACGCTGGAGGTGGCGTCCGCCCAGGTGAAATCGGCCCTCATTCTGGCCGGCCTGCAAAGCCGGGATGGGGTGGAGATCCGGGAGCCGGAGCCGACCCGGGACCACAGCGAGCGGCTATTGCGCATGCTGGGGGCGCAGGTGCAGGGACCGGACAATGGCGTGATCCGGGTGGCGCCGCTGACCGCCCCCCTGGCGCCGTTCGACCTCCGCGTTCCGGGCGACCCCTCTTCGGCGGCCTTCTGGGCGGCGCTGGCCGCGCTGGTCCCGGGCTGGGCGGTTACCGTGGAAGGGGTTCTCCTCAACCCCACCCGCACCGGCTTCTTCCGGGTCCTGGCCCGCATGGGGGCGCGGGTGGAGCTGGAGGTGGAGGCGGAGCAGCCGGAGCCGGTGGGACGCATCACCGTGGAAGGCCGGCCCTTGCAGGGGGTGGAGGTGGCCGGGCAGGACATCCCCTCCCTGATTGATGAGGCCCCGCTGATCGCGCTGGTGGCCAGCCGCGCCGCCGGCCGCACCCGCATCCGCGGGGCGGAGGAGCTGCGGGTGAAGGAAAGCGACCGTATCGCCGCCACCGCCGGCCTGCTGCGCACCCTGGGGGTGGCGGTGGAGGAGCGGCCGGACGGGCTGGTGGTGGAAGGGCCTTCCGGCCTGCACGGCGGCACGGTGGACAGTCACGGCGACCACCGGCTGGCCATGCTGGCCGCCCTGGCGGCGGCGGTGGCGCGGGGCCCGGTCACGGTGCGCGGGGCCCGGGCAGTCTCCGTGAGCTACCCGTCCTTTTTCCGGGATTATCGGGTACTGGCGGCGGCGGTGACCGGCAACCGGTATGAAGGCGGGCCCGAGGGGTCACCCTAG
- a CDS encoding Arogenate dehydrogenase: MAAWREGPVGIVGLGLIGGSLARALKAAGATVYAYDPDPAALAAARAEGVVDEAGPVAAWAGRVGLCLLAVPLGATPAAVAEVAPLLPAGAVLAETASLKGPVLPALAAVPAAVRPLSLHPMAGREQRGWVASTAGLFRGLPLLAVPVPGRALPRGMLGRLAAALEARPAVVPAAYHDVVMARVSHLPYLLAAALLLAAAETPGGEGWMAAAGSGFRDTSRVGASPPDMWQELVAANAGPTGQALEAVARRLQGWAEDLRAGRPLAGLEQAPAIRQRWEEAGHERT; encoded by the coding sequence ATGGCCGCATGGCGGGAGGGCCCGGTGGGGATCGTGGGGCTGGGCCTCATCGGCGGCAGCCTGGCCCGGGCTCTGAAAGCGGCCGGCGCCACCGTCTACGCCTATGACCCGGACCCTGCCGCCCTGGCGGCGGCCCGTGCCGAAGGGGTGGTGGACGAGGCGGGGCCAGTGGCGGCCTGGGCCGGCCGGGTGGGGCTGTGCCTGCTCGCGGTCCCCCTGGGCGCCACGCCCGCGGCGGTGGCGGAGGTGGCCCCCCTCCTGCCGGCGGGGGCGGTGCTGGCGGAAACCGCCTCCTTGAAGGGGCCGGTGCTGCCCGCCCTGGCGGCGGTGCCGGCGGCGGTGCGCCCCCTGTCCCTGCACCCCATGGCCGGGCGGGAGCAGCGGGGCTGGGTCGCCTCCACCGCCGGGCTGTTCCGGGGACTGCCGCTGCTGGCGGTGCCGGTGCCCGGCCGTGCCCTGCCGCGGGGCATGCTGGGCCGGCTGGCGGCGGCGCTGGAAGCCCGGCCGGCGGTGGTACCCGCCGCTTATCACGATGTGGTGATGGCGCGGGTCTCCCACCTGCCCTACCTGCTGGCGGCCGCCCTGCTGCTGGCGGCCGCCGAGACGCCGGGCGGGGAGGGCTGGATGGCGGCAGCCGGCAGCGGCTTCCGCGACACCTCCCGGGTGGGGGCGAGCCCGCCCGACATGTGGCAGGAGCTGGTGGCGGCCAACGCCGGGCCCACCGGCCAGGCTCTGGAGGCGGTGGCACGGCGTCTGCAGGGCTGGGCGGAGGACCTGCGGGCCGGCCGGCCCCTGGCCGGGCTGGAACAGGCGCCGGCCATCCGGCAGCGTTGGGAGGAGGCCGGGCATGAGCGGACATGA